The proteins below are encoded in one region of Halalkalicoccus jeotgali B3:
- a CDS encoding L-threonylcarbamoyladenylate synthase: protein MELDRAVRAIRAGELVVYPTETVYGLGADALDPAAVERVYEAKGRARSKPLSMAVPDVEAAARHTSLTDHERAFMREFLPGPVTVVVAAGPEVPEALTAGRDRVGIRIPDQDLALSLLEEVAPITATSANASGQSSARRVADLDAGVRRAAACVLDGGETGGTESTVVDVERGRLHRRGALAEEIEAWLEAQ, encoded by the coding sequence ATGGAACTGGACCGGGCGGTACGTGCAATCCGGGCGGGCGAACTCGTCGTCTACCCCACGGAAACGGTCTACGGACTGGGCGCGGACGCGCTCGATCCCGCCGCCGTCGAACGCGTCTACGAGGCGAAGGGCAGAGCGCGCTCGAAACCGCTGTCGATGGCCGTCCCCGACGTCGAGGCCGCCGCCCGCCACACGAGCCTCACCGATCACGAGCGGGCGTTCATGCGCGAATTCCTCCCTGGGCCGGTGACGGTGGTCGTCGCCGCCGGCCCCGAGGTGCCAGAGGCACTCACCGCCGGACGGGACCGGGTGGGGATCAGGATCCCGGATCAGGACCTCGCGCTTTCGTTGCTAGAGGAGGTCGCGCCGATCACCGCTACGAGCGCGAACGCCAGCGGACAGTCGAGCGCCCGGCGGGTCGCGGATCTCGATGCGGGAGTCCGGCGGGCCGCCGCCTGCGTGCTCGACGGGGGCGAGACGGGCGGCACCGAGAGCACCGTCGTCGACGTCGAGCGCGGCCGGCTCCACCGCCGGGGCGCGCTCGCAGAGGAGATCGAGGCGTGGTTAGAGGCCCAGTAG
- a CDS encoding CRISPR-associated protein Cas4, whose translation MYAVSDLSTAAYCPRQLYYRRDDDREIPPSVAARRELAFEYDALLAGDAILEERPIERPPTEYREALGRARERLDCWDDLADPPHREVLLSGRECRGIASKVLEDPLAPSFVSPGSPPEQGVWEPHSVRAVALAKGLAWEREEPVETAFVEYPAYGVIRKISLTTRRKAAYREAIRAVESMNGPPARLKNSAKCGSCEYRDRCGTRTRSLRSLLGL comes from the coding sequence GTGTACGCCGTAAGCGACCTCTCGACTGCTGCCTACTGTCCCCGCCAGCTCTACTATCGGCGCGACGACGACCGGGAGATCCCGCCGTCGGTCGCCGCCCGGCGCGAACTGGCCTTCGAGTACGACGCGCTGCTCGCCGGCGACGCCATTCTTGAGGAGCGACCGATCGAGCGCCCGCCCACCGAGTACCGCGAGGCGCTCGGGCGGGCCCGCGAGCGCCTCGACTGTTGGGACGACCTCGCCGATCCCCCGCACAGGGAGGTCCTGCTCTCGGGTCGGGAGTGTCGCGGGATCGCGAGCAAAGTCCTCGAAGACCCGCTCGCACCATCGTTCGTCTCGCCCGGCTCGCCGCCCGAGCAGGGCGTCTGGGAACCCCACTCCGTGCGGGCGGTCGCGCTCGCGAAGGGGTTGGCGTGGGAACGCGAGGAGCCAGTCGAGACGGCCTTCGTCGAGTACCCTGCGTACGGCGTGATCCGGAAAATCTCGCTCACCACCCGCCGCAAGGCCGCCTACCGCGAGGCGATCCGCGCCGTCGAGTCGATGAACGGGCCGCCCGCCCGGCTGAAGAACAGCGCCAAATGCGGGTCCTGCGAGTACCGCGATCGCTGTGGAACCCGCACCCGGTCGCTGCGCTCGCTACTGGGCCTCTAA
- a CDS encoding biotin transporter BioY, translated as MSTETESVDLVDDTTVKNIARAALFAALAGAFAYVSFPYPLSPAPVTLQVLGVFLAGVFLGPVWGGAAMVLYLVAGAVGAPVFAGGEAGLGSLVGPNAGYLWSYPPAAAAVGALAHGRAVESPASVGTPRLVGAMALGVCVIYAMGVAGLMAVLGLSLPNALLTGAVVFLPAEALKMAAAVGIVRSDRLRAA; from the coding sequence GTGAGCACGGAAACGGAGTCGGTCGATCTCGTCGACGATACGACGGTGAAGAACATCGCCCGAGCGGCACTCTTTGCCGCGCTGGCCGGGGCCTTCGCCTACGTCTCGTTCCCCTACCCGCTGTCGCCCGCGCCGGTGACCCTGCAGGTACTGGGGGTCTTTCTCGCCGGGGTCTTTCTGGGTCCGGTCTGGGGCGGGGCGGCGATGGTCCTGTATCTCGTCGCGGGCGCGGTCGGCGCGCCCGTCTTCGCGGGTGGGGAGGCCGGACTCGGGTCGCTGGTCGGGCCGAACGCGGGCTACCTCTGGTCGTACCCGCCCGCGGCGGCCGCGGTCGGCGCGCTCGCGCACGGGCGGGCCGTAGAATCCCCGGCGTCGGTCGGCACCCCGCGGCTGGTCGGGGCGATGGCCCTCGGGGTGTGCGTGATCTACGCGATGGGGGTCGCGGGGTTGATGGCGGTACTTGGCCTCTCGTTGCCGAACGCGCTCCTGACGGGTGCGGTCGTCTTCCTGCCCGCCGAGGCGCTGAAGATGGCCGCGGCCGTCGGGATCGTCCGTAGCGACCGGTTGCGCGCCGCATGA
- a CDS encoding energy-coupling factor ABC transporter ATP-binding protein translates to MIETRDLTHEYDGTRALDRVSLSVADGEFLVLAGPNGSGKSTLVRHWNGLIEPDRGEVLVDGRRVDEDLVAARTKVGMVFQNPRDGFVAATVGADVAFGPENLGLARSEIERRVDEALEAVGLGGRGDDRIETLSGGEQERLAIAGALAMAPAHLVLDEPFTGLDEPARRAVLGRLEALSVAGTSVIVVTHDLRDVRDLADRLVVLSAGRVVRDGPPESVDLAGLGVRSPC, encoded by the coding sequence ATGATCGAGACGCGCGATCTGACACACGAGTACGACGGCACGCGGGCGCTCGATCGCGTCTCGCTTTCGGTCGCCGACGGCGAGTTCCTCGTACTCGCGGGGCCCAACGGGTCGGGAAAGAGTACGTTAGTACGTCACTGGAACGGACTCATCGAGCCCGACAGGGGCGAGGTGCTGGTCGATGGGCGGCGGGTGGACGAGGACCTCGTGGCCGCCCGGACGAAGGTAGGGATGGTGTTCCAGAACCCCCGAGACGGGTTCGTCGCCGCGACCGTCGGTGCGGACGTCGCCTTCGGCCCGGAGAACCTCGGGCTCGCTCGAAGCGAGATCGAACGCCGGGTCGACGAGGCCCTGGAGGCGGTCGGCCTCGGCGGACGGGGCGACGACCGGATCGAGACGCTCTCGGGGGGCGAACAGGAGCGACTCGCCATCGCGGGCGCGCTGGCGATGGCACCCGCCCATCTAGTGCTCGACGAGCCGTTTACGGGACTCGACGAACCCGCGAGACGAGCGGTCCTCGGTCGACTCGAAGCGCTCTCCGTGGCGGGGACGAGCGTGATCGTCGTCACTCACGACCTGCGGGACGTTCGCGACCTCGCCGACAGGTTGGTCGTCCTCTCGGCGGGTCGGGTGGTTCGGGACGGACCCCCGGAGTCGGTGGACCTCGCGGGGCTTGGCGTCCGGTCCCCATGCTGA
- a CDS encoding energy-coupling factor transporter transmembrane component T family protein has translation MLSYSPGNSLAHRLDPRTKLAVQIAFVAAAFAHTTPAGLTVLSLLALCVLASARLSPFSAIYAYRFALPVLLVGPLIEGVGLSGFAFERAFETSLASYRVLLVLLVSAAYVRSTPVRESRAAIQWAVPGRAGAFLGMGTAFVFRLLPLLVVDLKRTREAMAARLSSERPVHERMALLAVTGVNRALARADGFSLALRARCFAWNPTLPRLAFSRADLPALALACGLAFAALY, from the coding sequence ATGCTGAGTTACTCTCCAGGGAACTCGCTCGCCCACCGGCTGGATCCGCGGACGAAACTCGCCGTCCAGATCGCCTTTGTCGCCGCGGCGTTCGCCCACACCACGCCCGCCGGGCTGACGGTCCTGAGCCTCCTCGCGCTCTGCGTTCTCGCGAGCGCACGCCTCTCGCCGTTCTCGGCGATCTACGCCTATCGCTTCGCCCTCCCCGTGTTGCTCGTCGGTCCGTTGATCGAGGGCGTGGGGCTCTCAGGGTTCGCTTTCGAGAGAGCGTTCGAGACGAGCCTCGCGAGCTATCGCGTGTTGCTGGTCCTGCTAGTTTCGGCGGCGTACGTCCGCTCGACTCCGGTGAGGGAATCGCGGGCGGCGATCCAGTGGGCCGTTCCCGGCCGGGCGGGCGCCTTCCTGGGGATGGGGACGGCGTTCGTCTTCCGCCTGTTGCCTCTGCTTGTCGTGGACCTGAAACGGACCCGCGAGGCGATGGCCGCCCGACTTTCGAGCGAGCGACCCGTCCACGAACGCATGGCGCTGCTCGCGGTCACAGGTGTAAACCGGGCGCTCGCGCGGGCGGATGGCTTCTCGCTGGCGCTTCGAGCGCGGTGTTTCGCGTGGAACCCGACTCTCCCGCGACTCGCGTTCTCACGCGCGGATTTGCCCGCGCTCGCGCTTGCGTGCGGACTCGCGTTCGCGGCGCTCTACTAA